Proteins from a single region of Buchnera aphidicola (Cinara curvipes):
- the pyrH gene encoding UMP kinase, producing MKKKIKYNRILLKISGEFLKGNHECSINVVFIEKLIIQIKKLLKLGIQIGLVIGGGNLFRGSDLEKIGMRRTISDQIGMLSTVINGLSIYELLYKNNIKTRIFSSSNLEGVCERYRLDEVNKALDDGYIVIFCFGLGIPFFTTDSAACIYGIEIKADIFLKGTKVNGVYSSDPFINPLATLYKKLKYKEVLQKKIKVMDDTSLILAQEHKLPIIVFNMYNPVILYDLIIGKDGIGTLISI from the coding sequence ATGAAAAAAAAAATTAAATATAATCGAATTTTATTGAAAATTAGTGGAGAATTCTTAAAAGGAAATCATGAATGTAGTATAAATGTTGTATTTATTGAAAAATTAATTATACAAATAAAAAAATTACTAAAATTAGGTATTCAAATTGGATTAGTAATTGGAGGGGGGAATTTATTTAGAGGGTCTGATTTAGAAAAAATTGGAATGAGAAGAACAATATCAGATCAAATTGGAATGTTATCAACTGTAATTAATGGTTTATCTATATATGAATTATTGTATAAGAATAACATTAAAACTAGAATTTTTTCATCTTCTAATTTAGAAGGAGTTTGTGAGCGTTATAGATTAGATGAAGTTAATAAAGCTTTAGATGATGGTTATATTGTTATTTTTTGTTTTGGTCTTGGTATTCCATTTTTTACTACTGATTCTGCTGCTTGTATATATGGAATTGAAATAAAAGCAGATATTTTTTTAAAAGGTACAAAAGTAAATGGAGTTTATTCATCTGATCCATTTATTAATCCGCTTGCTACACTGTATAAAAAACTAAAATACAAAGAAGTTTTACAAAAAAAAATAAAAGTTATGGATGATACATCATTAATTTTAGCTCAGGAACATAAATTACCAATTATAGTTTTCAATATGTATAATCCTGTAATTTTATATGATTTAATAATAGGTAAAGATGGAATTGGAACTTTAATTTCAATATAA
- the frr gene encoding ribosome recycling factor, whose amino-acid sequence MINTIQEKVYIRMNKCFLLFQNDLNKIRTNHVTTSLLDDIFIDYYGTSTPLNQLSSITIENYNTLKITLFDISIKNIVEKSIMNSKLGLNPISSDSCIRVPVPKITESRRKDLIKVIRNDTENARIFIRNIRREANDHIKSLLKKKEITQDLEKEAKQNIQKNTNLFIKKINSILAMKEKELLTI is encoded by the coding sequence ATGATAAATACAATACAAGAAAAAGTTTATATTAGAATGAATAAATGTTTTCTTTTATTTCAAAATGATTTAAATAAAATTCGCACAAATCATGTTACTACTTCATTATTAGATGATATTTTTATAGATTATTATGGTACATCTACACCTTTAAATCAGTTATCTAGTATAACTATTGAAAATTACAATACATTAAAGATTACACTTTTTGATATTTCTATAAAAAATATTGTTGAAAAATCTATTATGAATTCTAAATTAGGATTAAATCCAATTTCTTCTGATTCTTGTATTAGAGTTCCCGTACCAAAAATAACGGAATCAAGAAGAAAAGATTTAATTAAAGTTATTAGAAATGATACAGAAAATGCTCGTATATTTATTAGAAATATAAGACGAGAGGCAAATGATCATATTAAATCTTTATTAAAGAAAAAAGAAATAACTCAAGATTTAGAGAAAGAAGCTAAACAAAATATTCAAAAAAATACAAATTTATTTATTAAAAAAATAAATTCTATTTTAGCAATGAAAGAAAAAGAATTATTAACAATTTGA